The DNA region AGCCATGGCCCAGGCCTCCCCACCTCGGCCGGCCGTCTCGGCGCCCTCCGGCCCGGCTCCCGCCCTCCTTCccgcccgcccccagcccctcacccaGCATGATGGGGCTGAGCCGCCGGGCCAGGCCCTTGGACAGGTCGTACACGTAGAGCTTCACGGGATAGAGATTTGGCGGCTCCATCGGGACCCGTGGCGGCTGCAGCCACTAAGTCCCTCAGGCACCCGGCAGCTGCTTGGACCTTCCCGTACCCGACGGGGGAGGGGAGCGGAGGGAGCGGGGAGACCGAGCCCGGGCCCGGCCTGAGGGGCGGGGTAGAGGTCGCCCAGCGCTGCTCGGGCCCCCGCACCCGCCACCGGCAACGACTACCGTGAGGTGACAGAGCGGGGACCAGCCGGCTTCGCGCGGAAgactgggcgggggcgggggcgggagcgggggcGGGGACGCGGGCGGGGACGCATTCTCGCGCATGTGCGTACCGTCCTGACGGGCGGCGAGGGGCGGGTTTTCCCAGGGGGCGGGGCTTCGCGGACGGGGTGGTGTTAGTTCGGGACGGGTGTGGAAAGCGCCTGCGAGAGTGGGCGTGTCACCTGGACGCGAAAGGCGCGCGCTATGCGTGATGACGTAAGGGGCGTTGATTGGGAGCGGGAACAGGAGCCTGCGCGTGTGCGGCGCCCCGCCTTCTGCCCAAATTGATCTCTTCATTACGCTCAAGGTAGGTAGGAATGGGGCTGAGTTTTGTGTTTGTTGCTCTCTGCCAGGGCTGGCTTCATTTTGCTTTGCCCACTCAGCCTTGCGCGTCCCCGTAGCCTCATCGTGGGGCAGCGTCAGCCAGAAGTGTGCAGACCCGAGGGGTGGAGACGGCCTCTGATCCCTGTTCCTTCCTCCGAGGGGAGGCGCACCCGGCCTTGGAGGCCCGCCTGCGTTTGAGACCCCACTGGGCATAGCTGGCTGAGGAGTTGGGGGAGATTTGGGGGCGGGATGAGGACAAGTGGGTCTGCTAAAGGACGCAGTACACTGGACCGGGAATCTCTCAAATCCAGATGATGCCGGAGCTCTTTCGCTCAGGCCCGTGGCGCAGGCAGGCTGGGCAAGTGTCGCGGTCTTCGTACTGCCAGGAAGCTCCGTAGCCGCCGACGAGACcaggagtggcatgataaacaGTACAAAAGAGCCCATTTGGGTACAGCCCTGAAGGCCAACCCTTTTGGAGGTGATTCTCATGCCAAGGGAATTGTGCTTGAAAAAGTAGGGGCCAAACAGCCAAATTCTGCCATCAGGAAGTGTGTCAGGGTTCAGCTAATCAAGAATGGCAAAAAAATCACACCCTTTGTACACAATGAtggttgtttgaattttattgagGAAAATGATGAAGTTCTGGTTTCCGGATTTGGTCGCAAAGGTCATGCTGTTGGTGACATTCCTGGAGTCTGCTTTAAGGTTGTCAGAGTAGCCAGTGTCACTCTTTTGGCCTTATacaaaggcaagaaggaaagaccAAGATCATAAGTTTTGATGATGAAAGCACGATAGTAATAAATTTTCATATGCCAGATGATGCTGGAGGCGGGACTGGACCTCCAGGTCAGGCTGCCCCAGCACACCCGTCAGAGAGGTCATTACGGGCCACCGGCCCTGAATTGTCCTTAAGGGATAGCTAAGGTGAGACTATTTCAGGAATGATCCCCATGCCCTTTTACCTTGCATCTCAATTACCAAGCTCTCCAGGCAGCAGGATCCAGCATCCACGTTCCTCAGCAGTAACATGTAGCTTTTAGGACAGACCTCAAAGAAGCCTAGGGGTCGATAACTTTTAGGTTTAAATTTGGTTGTTACTGATCTCCACTTTCTTTCATCTTGTGAGCAGTAACCAACATGTCAGGGTGGGAGTCTTATTACAAAAATCAGGGTGATGAGGAAGAAGAAGATCAAGAGGAGGGCCTTGAAGAAGGTGGTAAGTGACTTTCATTAACATGTACCCTTGTGTGTGTGGAAGAAAGACTTTCCCTACTTGTCTCTGCTGGGTGATCTTTGCTGTCTTGTGGTCCATGCTTCTCTCCCCAGAGAATCTCCAATACTTTTCTCCCTTTGAACTTTGCAGAGCTACCCTAGGCTCTTTTATTCAGGTCCTACTCTAGTTTATGGAACATTCCTAGCCTTAAACTTTTGCTGGACACTGGTAGATTGATCTCCAATAAATGACCCTGAACATTGGTATCCTGTGTCACCTTAGGTGACTCAGGTAAGACCCTTCCTCACCCAGGAAAGTAGTTTTCCTCATTCTTGGACCTCAGTGTAAAAATGCTTTCACCCTTCAATAACTGCAGCAATCAAAGAATATACATTAGCAACACAGTTACAAGAGTCATTCCCTCACCTAGCCTGCAGGTTTGGGAGTATATGTTCAGACAACACAGTAACACATAggacaaaggaagagaaataagggGTGCCTGTACTCTACATACTGGTTAATTTAAGTCCTGGgtagaaatttttaaagtatttttattttttaaaagtaggaaaaatatattttttatatattttatatattttttatatttatttttttataaaaaatattttttatttatataaaaaataaaacaattcagtAATGTATGTAATCTACCACCCTAACACAACCACTACTAGCATTTTGTCATTTTGCATATTTCCTTCAtatatctttctttatattttgtaactatatatagtttgtttttgtctgattttttatATGGTTGTAATCatagtgcatatatttttttcattttaatttacattttcaaaatttacatcttcaaaaagaattttaaacatatatacatagttttgtgttctgcctttttttcttactgttttatagaTATATCTTTCCATGTAACTGCAAATATAGCCTctataaatcattttaaatatgctaTAATTCATTCTACCTTTTGTTGGACATtttagttttcagtttctttaataaacaACATTGTGGAAATTTTTGCATAGggtttttccata from Pseudorca crassidens isolate mPseCra1 chromosome 11, mPseCra1.hap1, whole genome shotgun sequence includes:
- the LOC137202949 gene encoding small ribosomal subunit protein uS12-like; translated protein: CRSSFAQARGAGRLGKCRGLRTARKLRSRRRDQEWHDKQYKRAHLGTALKANPFGGDSHAKGIVLEKVGAKQPNSAIRKCVRVQLIKNGKKITPFVHNDGCLNFIEENDEVLVSGFGRKGHAVGDIPGVCFKVVRVASVTLLALYKGKKERPRS